A stretch of Triticum aestivum cultivar Chinese Spring chromosome 1D, IWGSC CS RefSeq v2.1, whole genome shotgun sequence DNA encodes these proteins:
- the LOC123173851 gene encoding peroxidase 1 yields the protein MAIRPLLLPLALLALAASSAAVANLEIGFYSKTCPDAEKIVREEMAKIIAVAPSLAGPLLRLHFHDCFVRGCDASVLLESTEGNVAEKDAKPNKSLRGFGSVERVKAKLEAACPGVVSCADVLTLMSRDAVVLAKGPSWPVALGRRDGRESSAAEASSQLPPASGDVPLLAKIFASKGLGLKDLVVLSGAHTLGTAHCPSFVDRLYNTTDGLVDPSLDSEYADKLRLKCRSVDDRAMLSEMDPGSFKTFDTSYYRHVAKRRGLFRSDAALLFDADTRDYVQRIATGKFDAEFFRDFSASMTKMGDVGVLTGTQGEIRKKCYALN from the exons ATGGCGATCAGGCCTTTGCTGCTCCCTCTGGCCCTGCTGGCCCTCGCAGCTAGCTCGGCAGCGGTGGCTAATCTAGAGATCGGCTTCTACAGCAAGACATGCCCGGACGCCGAGAAGATCGTCCGCGAGGAGATGGCCAAGATCATCGCCGTCGCGCCCAGCCTCGCCGGCCCGCTCCTCCGGCTCCAtttccacgactgcttcgtcagA GGTTGTGATGCCTCCGTCCTCCTCGAGTCCACGGAGGGCAACGTGGCGGAGAAGGACGCGAAACCAAACAAGAGCCTGCGAGGGTTCGGCTCCGTGGAGCGGGTGAAGGCCAAGCTGGAGGCCGCGTGCCCGGgcgtcgtctcctgcgccgacgtgCTCACCCTCATGTCCCGCGACGCCGTCGTGCTGGCCAAGGGCCCCTCCTGGCCGGTGGCGCTGGGCAGGAGGGACGGCCGGGAGTCCAGCGCCGCGGAGGCGAGCAGCCAGCTGCCCCCGGCCTCCGGCGACGTCCCTCTGCTCGCCAAGATCTTCGCCTCCAAGGGGCTCGGCCTCAAGGACCTCGTCGTCCTCTCCGGCGCCCACACGCTCGGCACGGCGCACTGCCCATCTTTCGTGGACCGGCTCTACAACACCACCGATGGCCTCGTCGACCCGTCCCTGGACAGCGAGTACGCCGACAAGCTGAGGCTCAAGTGCAGGAGCGTCGACGACCGCGCCATGCTGTCGGAGATGGACCCCGGCAGCTTCAAGACCTTCGACACCAGCTACTACCGCCACGTGGCCAAGCGGAGGGGCCTCTTCCGCTCCGACGCCGCGCTCCTCTTCGACGCCGACACCAGGGACTACGTCCAGCGCATCGCCACCGGCAAGTTCGACGCCGAGTTCTTCAGGGACTTCAGCGCGTCCATGACCAAGATGGGCGACGTCGGCGTGCTCACCGGGACCCAGGGGGAGATCAGGAAGAAGTGCTACGCCCTCAATTAG